The genomic stretch GTGGTCTGGATTTTTATCGAAGGGGCCCGACTGCTTGAGGAACTGGTCCTTATCCGTTACCCCCTTGGGGTGAAGGACAATCTTCTGGCTCGTAAAATCTATACCCAGGTAAGGGTCTTAAAACGGATCATCATTGTTCTCTCCATCTTTTTGGGACTTTCTCTGGCCCTTCTTACCTTCCCCAAAATAAGACAAATAGGGATAAGCCTTTTGGCCTCGGCGGGGCTGTTGGGACTCATTCTCGGTATGGCCGCCCAGAAGACTTTGGCTGGGCTGATTGCCGGCTTTCAACTGGCTGTTACCCAACCTATCCGCATTGACGATGTAGTCATCGTCGATGGGGAGTGGGGGCGTATCGAAGAGATCACCCTCACCTATGTGGTAGTGCGAATCTGGGATGAGCGAAGGCTGATTGTTCCGATCAACTATTTCTTGGAACGTCCTTTTGAGAATTGGACCCGGGTCTCGGCCGAACTACTGGCCACTGTTTATATCTATGCTGACTATAGTCTTCCAGTGGCCCCGGTGCGGGAGGCCCTCTATCGGATCCTTCGGTCCTCTCCCCTCTGGGATGGCCGTGTTTGGGGGCTTCAGGTAACCGGAACTACAGAAAAAACCCTCGAACTGAGGGCCCTGATGAGCGCTTCGGACTCTTCGGCTGCCTGGGATCTGCGGTGTGAGGTGCGGGAAAAGTTGCTCTCCTTTATCCAGAAGGAGTATCCTCACTGTCTTCCCAAGGTTCGGGCGGAGATAAAAAACGAATCTCAGGGCTAGAGCCGCTTGACTTTTTAACTCTCCAAGATAATTTCAGCCCTCATGAAAAGACCATATGCTATTGTCAAGAACCGGATCCTCATAAATACGGCCTTGCTCTACTGCGATACCCTGGAGAAGCTTCTCCGCAGTGTCCTCTTTGAGGATATAGTCTGTCGGTATCTAAGACGACTTAAATCCAAAACTCCCAGAAGATACGAGGAGCTTTCTCTGGCGCTAGGTGGAGATGGCGATGAAAATGGTCTCTTGGACAAAATTCTCACCCTTCTGAGGATGCTCAGTACCAACCGGGCTGAGGAACTAGTTACTTTGAGTCCGGCTTTTGCCTCGGCCCTTGAACGACGTTGTCTTTTACGGGAGTTTGTCGAAGGGCTTTACGATTACTGGCGTCACTTTGAACGCTATTTGGTGCTTCCGGCCCCCAGTGGGACCAAGGCCCCGCAGGCGGATCTTTACCATTCTCAGTTTGTGACCATCAACGAAGAGCTAAAGATGCTTATTCTCCGGCTCTACCGAACGGTAATTACCAATCTTACCGGGGAGTCGATCCGGGTCTACCGGCAGCTACCAGCGGCCACTAACCTGGGGGTTCTCACAGAGAGGATTGATTGGGATATTCCCTCCGAAGACTACCATGGTCTGAAAGAGGTTCCCTTTATTCGCTACGTGCTCTTTGAACCTCCCATCATCTTTTACCCTCGCCAAAATAAGCGGCGGGGAGCCTTTATTGAACTTCCAGAAAACCCCTTAAAGGGGCTTAAACTCTCCTCTGAGGAATGGTTTTGTTATCCAGCCAAGGTAGGTCGTCTGACTATCTTTATTTTTTTCCACCGTGACTTTGCCTCCCTGGGCTTTTCTCTCTCTAACCTTTTTGAGCTGGCTGATCGGGAGGCCATCTCCGGTCAGCGCCCTGAGGCGGTCTTGGTCTTTGGCGGCCCTCCGGTAGGCAGGGAGGGTATATCCTTCTTCTATGAAGACAAAGAGAATGACTTTGTGGTGGGGTATGTGGTTGGCAGTGAGGACGCCGATTATTTTGGCTATCTCAAGAAGACCACCCTTACCCTTCACAACCTGATTATGATCAAAAGGGGCTCTCTGCCTCTTCATGGGGCCGGTGTCCACATCGAACTCAAGGACGGCTCGGCGGCCAATCTGATCATCGTCGGAGACTCTGGGGCTGGCAAGAGTGAGACCCTTGAGGCCTTTCGGGTTTTGGCCGAGGACCACTTAAGTGAGATGATCATTATCTTTGATGACATGGGCTCTCTGGCCCTGTCGAGAGATGACATCCTCTGTTACGGTACAGAAGTGGGGGCCTTTCTCCGTCTTGATGATCTTTCTCCAGGGTTTGCCTTTGCCGAAATTGACCGGAGCATCTTTATGAATCCCCATCTGACCAATGCCCGGATTGTTATTCCCGTGGCCTATTATCATCAGGTGGTTATGGGCCACCCCGTGGATATCTTCCTTTATGCCAACAACTATGAGCAGGTAGATCGGGAGAGGCCTATCATTGAGTTCTTCCCTTCTCCAGATGAGGCCCTGGGTGTTTTTCGTTCCGGAGCCCGGATGGCCAAAGGCACTACCGACGAAAAGGGCTTGGTTCATTCTTATTTTGCCAATCCCTTCGGGGCCCCTCAACGCAAGGAGGCTCATGAGATCCTGGCCAGACAATTCTTCGAGGCCATGTTTGAACGCCAGGTCAAGGTGGGTCAGGTGCGAACCAGGTTAGCCATTGACGGCTACGAGCAGGATGGTCCTTTGGCCGCGGCCCAGGCTATATTTGACCTTATCAGAAACCTTTAGAAAGAAATGCCGGAAAGACATCCTGTTCCCCGGCCCTTTCCCCGCTGGGTTCCCTGGTTTGCCTTTTTGATCGGGATTACGGCCTCGCTTTCCTACAGGCTCATTATTGTGGCCAAACACCTTGATCCTGGCCTGATAAGGCCCTTATGGTACGTGGCTGTTTGCGGCAACTCCCTTTTTTTTCTCTATCGCTATCTCATTAGCTTGAGGCGTCAGCGGGTGGTTAAGGAGCGGGCCATTATGGAAAAGTTAGAGAAGGGCTGCTGTCTTTCTCCTGAAGACTGCCAGGCCCTTCGCTATCTGGTTTACAGTACGGTGATTACCAAGGAGAAGTGGAACTACTTTGTCATCTTTGTCTCTACCTTCCTGGCCATTCTCTTTGACCTTCTCTGGTCTGGTTGATCGATTTTCAAGATTCAGTCAGGCGGGTGATGATCCGGGCTCCGATAAGGTCTCCCCAGACATTGACCGCCGTCCGGAGCATATCCAGGAAGCGATCCACGGCCAGGATAAGGCCGATGCCCTCCAGGGGAAGGCCCACGGCCTGAAGAACCATGGTCATGGTTACCAACCCGGCGCTGGGTATTCCGGCGGCCCCGATAGAGGCTAGAGTGGCCGTGAGGAAGATAACCATTTGCTGGCCTAAAGAGAGCTCGATCTGGTAGGCATTGGCGATAAACAAGGCGGCCACAGCCTCATAAAGGGCCGTGCCATCCATGTTAATGGTCGCCCCTAAGGGAAGGACAAAGCCGGCGACCTTTTTAGGAACACCGGCCCTTTCCTCGGCCACCTCCAGGGAGATGGGCAAGGTGGCTGAGCTTGAGGCCGTAGAAAAGGCCACCAAAAGGGCCTCCCTTACGGCCAAAAAGTATTTAAGGGGGCTGGTGCCGCCCAAGGTGGCCAGTAAAAAGCCTAAGGTGAGGGCCGCGTGGATGAGAAGGCCAGCGGCCACCGTGAGGACATATTCCCAGAGGTGAAACAGAGGCGAAAGCCCCTTTTCGGCCACGATGTTGGCCACGATGGCCAGCACCCCGAAAGGGGTTAGGCGGACTATGGCTCTAATAAGGGTTATGAGGGCATCATTCAGGGCCTCAAAGAGGTCGAAGAGGAGCCTCTTTTTTTCCTCTCTGAGGTTTAGGGTGGCCAATCCCAGGATGAGGGCAAAAAAGATAATGGGCAGGACTTCGGCCTCAGCCAGGCTTTTTATAGGGTTGGCGGGGATGAGGCTAAAGAAAAGGTCTCTTAAGCCAAAGTGACCGATCTCCGCGGTCTCTGTCTTTTGAAAAAAATGGATTTCTCTTCCCGGCTTAATGATGTTAACCAGCACCAGCCCGGCAGTCACCGAGAAGGCAGTGGTGGTCAAGTAGTAAGCTACAGTCTTGCCCCCGATT from Thermosulfuriphilus ammonigenes encodes the following:
- a CDS encoding mechanosensitive ion channel family protein → MELKGLLEAGGVGWGLLILALILTLLFHHILFFSLQRLALQTSNLLDDLIIRHIRSPARLLFISLVLQLSFPLPEGLKAPFHHGATLLFIVSVVWIFIEGARLLEELVLIRYPLGVKDNLLARKIYTQVRVLKRIIIVLSIFLGLSLALLTFPKIRQIGISLLASAGLLGLILGMAAQKTLAGLIAGFQLAVTQPIRIDDVVIVDGEWGRIEEITLTYVVVRIWDERRLIVPINYFLERPFENWTRVSAELLATVYIYADYSLPVAPVREALYRILRSSPLWDGRVWGLQVTGTTEKTLELRALMSASDSSAAWDLRCEVREKLLSFIQKEYPHCLPKVRAEIKNESQG
- a CDS encoding dicarboxylate/amino acid:cation symporter, which encodes MRFLRSVENQTLLAIVVGILLGLYLPQLATSIQLVGELFLRLLKMIIAPLIFASVFVSLSGLGSLRKVREIGGKTVAYYLTTTAFSVTAGLVLVNIIKPGREIHFFQKTETAEIGHFGLRDLFFSLIPANPIKSLAEAEVLPIIFFALILGLATLNLREEKKRLLFDLFEALNDALITLIRAIVRLTPFGVLAIVANIVAEKGLSPLFHLWEYVLTVAAGLLIHAALTLGFLLATLGGTSPLKYFLAVREALLVAFSTASSSATLPISLEVAEERAGVPKKVAGFVLPLGATINMDGTALYEAVAALFIANAYQIELSLGQQMVIFLTATLASIGAAGIPSAGLVTMTMVLQAVGLPLEGIGLILAVDRFLDMLRTAVNVWGDLIGARIITRLTES
- a CDS encoding phosphoenolpyruvate carboxykinase, encoding MKRPYAIVKNRILINTALLYCDTLEKLLRSVLFEDIVCRYLRRLKSKTPRRYEELSLALGGDGDENGLLDKILTLLRMLSTNRAEELVTLSPAFASALERRCLLREFVEGLYDYWRHFERYLVLPAPSGTKAPQADLYHSQFVTINEELKMLILRLYRTVITNLTGESIRVYRQLPAATNLGVLTERIDWDIPSEDYHGLKEVPFIRYVLFEPPIIFYPRQNKRRGAFIELPENPLKGLKLSSEEWFCYPAKVGRLTIFIFFHRDFASLGFSLSNLFELADREAISGQRPEAVLVFGGPPVGREGISFFYEDKENDFVVGYVVGSEDADYFGYLKKTTLTLHNLIMIKRGSLPLHGAGVHIELKDGSAANLIIVGDSGAGKSETLEAFRVLAEDHLSEMIIIFDDMGSLALSRDDILCYGTEVGAFLRLDDLSPGFAFAEIDRSIFMNPHLTNARIVIPVAYYHQVVMGHPVDIFLYANNYEQVDRERPIIEFFPSPDEALGVFRSGARMAKGTTDEKGLVHSYFANPFGAPQRKEAHEILARQFFEAMFERQVKVGQVRTRLAIDGYEQDGPLAAAQAIFDLIRNL